The Branchiostoma floridae strain S238N-H82 chromosome 17, Bfl_VNyyK, whole genome shotgun sequence genome has a window encoding:
- the LOC118404686 gene encoding solute carrier family 25 member 51-like has translation MSGESSQQETGFVYDAARLRIENGWNKPHNIYGKDDMQGFVCGWGAAVINTVVTFPVNKLMFRQQLHGMRLHKAFKQMQSEGLRHLYRGLLPPFLQKTFSLSLMFGLYDVYGKLLTHTFPNTQKPIVQAIAGMGAGFSEAILTPFERLQTLLQDHRYHSHFNNTFDAFKTVRTYGFSEYYRGVSVILLRNGFSNAVFFNFRGVIKDALPTTEGQMGNFFEDFVSGAVLGALLSTLFFPMNVTKTAMQARLGGEFINPAKMFLIVYETRGRNWKKMFRGVHLSYSRAMISWGIINASYELLRTLLFPQSKKV, from the coding sequence ATGAGCGGAGAATCGTCACAGCAGGAGACCGGCTTTGTCTACGATGCGGCCAGACTGCGGATCGAGAATGGGTGGAACAAGCCGCACAACATCTACGGCAAGGACGATATGCAGGGGTTCGTGTGCGGGTGGGGGGCGGCCGTCATCAACACCGTCGTCACGTTTCCCGTCAACAAGCTCATGTTCCGACAGCAGCTGCACGGGATGCGGCTCCACAAGGCGTTCAAACAGATGCAATCGGAAGGGCTGCGACACCTGTACCGGGGGTTACTCCCACCCTTCCTACAGAAAACATTCTCCCTGTCACTGATGTTTGGTCTGTACGATGTGTACGGGAAGCTTCTAACCCACACGTTTCCCAACACACAGAAACCCATCGTACAGGCTATCGCTGGCATGGGCGCCGGGTTTTCCGAGGCAATACTGACGCCGTTCGAACGTCTCCAAACGTTGCTACAAGACCACAGATACCACAGTCACTTCAACAACACGTTTGATGCCTTCAAGACTGTCCGAACGTACGGATTCTCCGAGTACTATCGCGGAGTTTCGGTGATTTTGCTTCGTAACGGTTTCAGTAACGCCGTCTTCTTTAACTTTAGAGGGGTGATCAAAGACGCCCTCCCCACCACAGAAGGCCAGATGGGCAACTTTTTCGAAGACTTTGTCAGCGGAGCCGTGCTAGGCGCGCTCCTCAGCACTCTGTTTTTCCCGATGAACGTGACGAAGACCGCCATGCAGGCGAGACTCGGCGGGGAGTTTATCAACCCCGCTAAGATGTTTCTGATCGTGTACGAGACGCGAGGACGGAACTGGAAGAAGATGTTTCGCGGCGTCCACCTGAGCTACTCGCGCGCGATGATATCGTGGGGGATCATCAACGCTTCCTACGAGCTGCTGAGGACGTTGTTGTTTCCACAGAGCAAAAAAGTCTGA
- the LOC118404685 gene encoding 3 beta-hydroxysteroid dehydrogenase type 7-like → MTKTEGLTYVVTGGCGFLGSNIVDMLVQKGTNISEIRVVDTKLDNFKSPEKKGIKVTPIRGDITDVAQMTQVCAGADVVIHTASVIDVFGLVSEGTLWNVNVKGTETLLQCCVNQDVRSFVYTSSREAVGPNSRGDPLEDGDENTPYDSSSPLLPYGRTKAAAEAMVLQWNGRRTDGGKTLHTCSLRPGGMYGGSGWTVMRIWQEFGKELFKKPQKRISRPSVKSSCPYVGNVAWAHLLAAQTLLTSPNNAGGEAFFIDDDTPAKDEGALYGELCAPIGISWDDSLVLPLPILYSIAYALSFVKFVCKPFYTFVPRLTPAVLTIVNTNFYFNYKKATRLLGYKPLFSWEESKQKTWDGLLEWKAREFDAY, encoded by the exons ATGACCAAGACTGAAGGCCTAACGTACGTGGTGACAGGAGGATGCGGGTTTCTCGGCTCCAACATTGTGGACATGCTGGTCCAGAAGGGCACGAACATCTCGGAGATTCGGGTGGTCGACACTAAACTGGACAACTTCAAGTCACCAGAGAAAAAAG GGATCAAGGTCACACCGATCCGTGGTGACATCACGGACGTGGCGCAGATGACGCAGGTGTGCGCAGGCGCAGACGTGGTCATCCACACTGCGTCAGTGATCGACGTCTTTGGATTGGTCAGCGAAGGGACCTTGTGGAACGTCAATGTCAAAG GAACGGAGACGCTACTCCAGTGCTGCGTGAACCAGGACGTCCGTTCTTTCGTCTACACCAGCAGTAGGGAAGCCGTGGGGCCCAACAGCCGGGGCGACCCTCTGGAGGACGGAGACGAGAACACCCCGTACGACAGCTCCAGTCCCCTGCTGCCGTACGGACGGACCAAAGCGGCTGCCGAGGCGATGGTTCTGCAGTGGAACGGACGGCGCACAGACGGAGGGAAAACTCTACACACCTGTTCCTTACGGCCGGGAG GAATGTACGGAGGCTCCGGGTGGACCGTCATGAGGATCTGGCAGGAGTTTGGCAAGGAGCTCTTCAAGAAGCCACAAAAGCGCATCAGTCGCCCCTCCGTCAAGTCCAGCTGCCCTTACGTCGGCAACGTCGCCTGGGCTCACCTGCTGGCCGCACAGACGCTGTTGACGTCACCGAACAACGCCGGGGGCGAGGCGTTCTTCATTGATGACGACACACCAGCGAAGGACGAAGGGGCGCTGTACGGCGAGCTATGCGCCCCTATCGGAATCAGTTGGGATGACAGCTTGGTCCTCCCTCTCCCGATTCTGTACTCCATCGCCTATGCGCTCTCTTTCGTTAAATTCGTATGCAAGCCTTTTTACACCTTCGTTCCTCGCTTGACACCTGCCGTATTGACCATCGTAAACACGAATTTCTATTTCAACTATAAGAAAGCCACGCGCCTTCTCGGCTACAAGCCGCTCTTCTCTTGGGAGGAGTCCAAACAGAAAACGTGGGATGGGCTCCTAGAATGGAAAGCTAGAGAGTTCGATGCGTACTAG